From Bacillus sp. Bos-x628, the proteins below share one genomic window:
- the opp4C gene encoding oligopeptide ABC transporter permease, which yields MLRLFWEKFFRNKLAVIGTCILLVIIFVAIFAPVIAPYTPEEQDLLKKLMPPNSEHLMGTDKFGRDIYSRVLYGARVSLLVGFVSVLGAITIGTLVGAIAGYFKGWVDSILMRLVDVVLSIPDIFLLITLVTIFKPGVDKLILIFALTGWTTTARLIRSEFLSLRTREFVLAARTIGTKNHVIIFSHILPNCIGPIIVSATLKIGTVILAESTLSYLGFGIQPPTPSWGNMLQDAQNFSIMVQAWWYPLFPGLFILLTVLCFNFLGDGLRDALDPKRN from the coding sequence ATGTTGCGTCTTTTTTGGGAGAAGTTTTTTAGAAATAAGCTTGCGGTGATAGGGACATGTATCCTGCTTGTGATTATTTTTGTTGCTATCTTCGCGCCGGTTATCGCTCCATATACGCCGGAAGAGCAGGATTTGCTTAAAAAATTGATGCCTCCAAACTCAGAACATTTAATGGGAACAGATAAATTTGGTAGGGATATTTACTCAAGAGTGTTATATGGAGCAAGGGTGTCTCTATTAGTCGGTTTTGTATCTGTCCTTGGTGCGATTACCATTGGCACATTGGTCGGGGCAATCGCTGGGTATTTTAAAGGATGGGTTGATTCTATACTCATGCGATTAGTCGATGTCGTGTTATCAATTCCAGATATTTTTCTATTAATTACACTTGTCACCATTTTTAAGCCAGGGGTCGATAAGCTCATTCTGATCTTTGCTCTGACAGGCTGGACAACAACAGCACGCCTAATTCGAAGTGAATTTTTATCACTTAGAACAAGAGAATTTGTATTAGCAGCACGAACGATAGGTACAAAAAACCATGTCATTATCTTTTCACATATCTTACCTAATTGTATTGGACCGATTATTGTATCGGCAACGCTTAAAATTGGTACAGTCATTCTTGCTGAGTCTACGTTAAGCTATTTAGGGTTTGGCATTCAGCCTCCTACACCAAGCTGGGGCAATATGCTACAAGATGCGCAAAATTTCTCCATCATGGTGCAAGCGTGGTGGTATCCATTATTCCCTGGTCTATTTATCCTGCTAACCGTGCTATGTTTCAATTTCCTAGGAGATGGTTTAAGGGATGCTCTTGATCCTAAAAGAAATTGA
- a CDS encoding ABC transporter permease — translation MFTYIIRRILLSIPILFGITILSFAIMKAAPGDPMSLMMDPTISAADREAFIEKYGLNDPEYVQYMKWLGNMLQGDFGTSIVKKGTPVADLIFARLPNTLILMIFSTIVALIIAIPFGVLSAKRPYTKLDYGITFTSFLGLAIPNFWFGLILIMVLSVNLGWFPTGGVATINTDFNLFDRIHHLILPAFVLATADMAGLTRYTRSSMLDVMRQDYIRTARAKGFRENRVIYKHGLRNGLMPVITIFGLMIPSFIGGAVVVEQIFSWPGLGKLFIDSAFSRDYPVIMAMTIISAVLVVVGNLIADVLYAMVDPRIEY, via the coding sequence ATGTTTACATATATCATCAGAAGGATATTGCTCTCAATACCGATTCTTTTTGGTATTACCATTTTGTCCTTTGCGATTATGAAGGCAGCTCCAGGTGATCCGATGTCACTCATGATGGACCCAACCATTAGTGCGGCAGATCGAGAGGCATTTATTGAAAAGTACGGTTTGAATGATCCTGAATATGTGCAATACATGAAATGGCTGGGCAATATGCTACAAGGTGATTTTGGTACTTCCATCGTCAAAAAGGGAACCCCAGTAGCTGATTTAATTTTTGCAAGACTACCGAATACCCTTATCCTCATGATTTTTTCTACAATTGTGGCGCTCATCATTGCCATTCCGTTTGGTGTTCTTTCAGCAAAGCGTCCATATACGAAGCTTGATTATGGCATCACCTTTACATCCTTTCTTGGACTGGCTATTCCGAATTTCTGGTTCGGTCTTATTCTTATTATGGTTCTTTCCGTTAATTTGGGCTGGTTTCCAACTGGCGGGGTTGCGACAATCAACACAGACTTCAATCTGTTTGATCGAATTCATCATTTGATTTTGCCAGCTTTTGTTCTTGCCACAGCAGATATGGCAGGGCTCACACGATATACGAGATCAAGCATGCTAGATGTGATGCGGCAGGACTATATCCGTACAGCAAGAGCAAAGGGATTTAGAGAAAATAGGGTAATCTATAAGCATGGATTAAGAAATGGACTCATGCCGGTCATTACAATCTTTGGTCTGATGATTCCATCTTTTATTGGTGGAGCGGTTGTCGTTGAACAAATTTTTTCATGGCCTGGTCTTGGAAAATTGTTTATTGATTCAGCTTTTTCGAGAGACTATCCTGTCATCATGGCCATGACCATCATCTCTGCGGTGCTCGTTGTAGTGGGAAATCTCATAGCGGATGTTTTGTATGCAATGGTTGATCCGCGAATTGAGTATTAG
- a CDS encoding peptide-binding protein: MKVSNKRAFFVSLLLIFTLILAACSGGNKTSGDNAKESTGKPVQGGDLVIGSIGEPTLFNSLYSTDVASSDIENRIYSFLLETDGKLNPQLSLAEDIKESDDGKQFDVTIRKGVKFHDGKELTADDVVFTYSIPIDKDYNGERGSGFEVLESVKKTGDYSVQFKLNQKDPYFYNVTLGSYGILPKHILGKVPIKDLGENEFNRKKPIGSGPFKFAEWKEGDYVKLEAFDDYWDGRPYLDTVTIKTIPDQNAALAQLSAGDIDFFVVPGADLATAEKISHVKIESDLGLNYSFIGWNQKNELFKSKKVRQALTHAIDRQTIVDQVLDGDGQVANIPESPLSWNYPKNGNVPVFEYNQEKAKKLLKEEGWEDTDGDGYLDKDGKKFSFVIKTNQGNKVREDIAVVVQQQLKEIGIEAKPQIVEFSALIEQTSPPKWDYDALLLGWSLATFPDQYTIFHSSQSEKGLNNVWYKNEEVDKLLVEAKSSSDRKEYSKIYEKIYELIAEDQPYTFLYYANSHRAMPSNLQGYSYHPKDEYYKIEKWWFEK; encoded by the coding sequence ATGAAAGTTTCGAATAAGCGCGCATTTTTTGTCAGTCTATTGCTGATCTTTACATTGATACTAGCGGCTTGCTCAGGGGGAAATAAAACATCAGGAGACAATGCCAAAGAATCGACTGGAAAGCCAGTCCAAGGCGGTGATCTTGTCATTGGATCAATCGGTGAACCCACTTTATTTAACTCTTTATACTCTACTGATGTGGCAAGTTCAGATATAGAAAACAGAATTTACAGCTTTTTGCTTGAAACGGATGGGAAATTAAACCCGCAGCTTTCTTTAGCAGAGGATATTAAGGAATCTGATGACGGCAAGCAATTTGATGTCACCATTCGTAAAGGTGTCAAATTCCATGACGGAAAAGAATTGACCGCAGATGATGTTGTGTTTACATACAGCATTCCGATTGATAAGGATTACAATGGTGAACGTGGTTCAGGCTTTGAAGTATTAGAATCTGTGAAAAAGACTGGCGATTATTCAGTACAATTTAAATTAAATCAAAAAGATCCATATTTTTATAATGTAACCCTAGGAAGCTATGGTATTTTACCTAAGCATATTTTAGGTAAGGTTCCAATTAAGGATTTAGGCGAGAATGAATTTAACCGAAAAAAACCAATCGGTTCAGGCCCTTTCAAGTTTGCAGAGTGGAAGGAAGGCGATTATGTAAAGCTTGAAGCATTTGATGACTATTGGGATGGTCGTCCATACCTAGATACTGTCACGATTAAAACAATCCCTGATCAAAATGCTGCACTTGCACAGCTCTCAGCAGGTGATATTGATTTCTTTGTCGTCCCAGGAGCCGATCTAGCAACTGCTGAAAAAATTAGCCATGTGAAAATCGAATCTGATCTCGGCTTGAACTATTCTTTTATCGGTTGGAATCAGAAAAATGAACTGTTCAAAAGTAAAAAGGTTCGCCAAGCCCTTACGCATGCCATTGATCGCCAAACCATTGTTGACCAAGTATTAGATGGAGACGGGCAAGTAGCGAACATTCCTGAAAGCCCACTCTCATGGAACTATCCGAAAAATGGAAATGTCCCTGTATTTGAATATAATCAGGAAAAAGCAAAGAAGCTTTTAAAAGAAGAGGGCTGGGAGGATACGGATGGAGATGGCTACCTTGATAAGGACGGGAAAAAATTCTCCTTTGTCATTAAAACGAATCAAGGAAACAAAGTGCGTGAGGACATTGCGGTAGTTGTTCAGCAGCAGCTAAAAGAAATTGGGATAGAAGCAAAGCCACAAATTGTTGAATTCAGTGCATTAATTGAACAAACATCTCCACCAAAATGGGATTATGATGCTTTACTTTTAGGTTGGAGTCTAGCTACTTTCCCTGATCAATATACGATCTTTCACTCAAGTCAGTCCGAAAAAGGTTTGAACAATGTTTGGTATAAAAACGAAGAGGTTGATAAATTGCTAGTTGAAGCAAAATCAAGCAGTGATCGTAAGGAGTATTCAAAGATCTATGAAAAAATCTATGAGCTGATTGCTGAAGATCAGCCATACACGTTCCTTTACTATGCGAACTCCCATCGTGCGATGCCTTCTAATCTCCAAGGTTACTCTTATCACCCGAAAGATGAGTATTACAAAATTGAAAAATGGTGGTTTGAAAAGTAG
- a CDS encoding dipeptide ABC transporter ATP-binding protein: MTLAENQSNLIEPIPRETILELKHVKKHFPIKAGILQRTVGAVKAVDGIDLKIYKGETLGIVGESGCGKSTLGRTMIRLYKPTDGQILFKGQDISGIPESKLRQSTRKHIQMVFQDPFASLNPRKTLRSIIKEPYKTHNMYTFKERNEKVELLLAKVGLHPSFANRYPHEFSGGQRQRIGIARALAMNPEMIIADEPVSALDVSIQAQVINLMQELQNEFQLTYLFISHDLSVVRHISDRVGVMYLGKMMELADKHNLYDDPLHPYTKALLSSVPVTRKKGQIKRERMILQGDLPNPASPPKGCVFHTRCPQAKSICKERIPMFQELKTNHFVACHLYDT, translated from the coding sequence ATGACGCTAGCTGAGAATCAATCCAATCTCATTGAACCAATTCCAAGGGAAACGATTCTAGAACTCAAACATGTGAAAAAGCACTTTCCAATCAAAGCAGGTATTCTCCAGCGTACAGTAGGTGCCGTCAAAGCAGTTGATGGAATTGATCTCAAAATTTATAAAGGCGAGACACTCGGAATTGTGGGCGAATCAGGCTGCGGAAAATCGACTTTAGGTCGTACGATGATCCGCTTATACAAACCAACAGATGGACAAATTTTATTTAAAGGGCAGGATATTTCCGGTATACCTGAGTCAAAATTAAGACAATCCACAAGAAAACACATTCAAATGGTCTTTCAAGATCCTTTTGCCTCACTCAACCCTAGAAAAACACTTCGCAGTATCATCAAAGAACCCTACAAAACTCACAACATGTATACCTTCAAAGAACGAAATGAAAAAGTCGAACTTCTGCTCGCAAAAGTTGGTCTTCATCCAAGCTTTGCAAACCGCTATCCACATGAATTTTCTGGAGGGCAGAGACAACGGATCGGCATTGCCCGAGCACTTGCGATGAACCCAGAGATGATCATTGCAGATGAACCCGTATCTGCACTGGATGTGTCGATTCAAGCTCAAGTGATCAATCTCATGCAAGAGCTTCAAAATGAATTTCAGCTCACATATTTGTTTATTTCTCATGACTTAAGTGTTGTTCGTCATATTAGTGACCGAGTAGGTGTCATGTATTTAGGCAAGATGATGGAGTTAGCAGATAAACATAATCTTTATGATGACCCTCTCCATCCATATACAAAAGCGCTTCTTTCTTCAGTACCAGTCACAAGGAAAAAAGGCCAAATCAAAAGAGAACGCATGATCTTGCAAGGGGATTTACCGAATCCGGCAAGTCCGCCGAAAGGCTGTGTGTTTCATACAAGATGCCCACAGGCGAAGAGTATATGTAAAGAAAGAATACCAATGTTTCAAGAATTGAAAACAAATCACTTTGTTGCCTGCCACCTTTACGACACATAA
- a CDS encoding ABC transporter ATP-binding protein, giving the protein MSTLLEVQNLKTYFFRKKEPIPAVDGVDFTIKKGETVALVGESGSGKSITSLSIMGLIKGSGGKIMDGSIKLEGRDLVTYAEKELCKIRGNEVSMIFQEPMTSLNPVLTIGEQISEILIYHKKMSKKEAKRKAVELLKLVGFSRAEQVMKDYPHRLSGGMRQRVMIAIALSCDPKLLIADEPTTALDVTIQAQVLTLMKDLCSKLGTSILLITHDLGVVSEVADRVIVMYSGQIVENGTVKELFDHPLHPYTEGLLNSIPVIDGEIHQLIPIEGNVPAPDQLPPGCRFAPRCPRAMGKCMSNLPKLKTLENGRSVRCFLYEEDVSENDAS; this is encoded by the coding sequence ATGAGCACGTTACTTGAAGTGCAAAACTTAAAAACATACTTCTTCAGAAAAAAAGAACCTATACCCGCTGTTGATGGTGTAGATTTTACGATAAAAAAAGGAGAAACAGTAGCACTTGTCGGTGAGTCTGGATCGGGAAAAAGTATTACGTCCTTATCAATTATGGGATTGATCAAAGGCTCAGGAGGAAAAATTATGGATGGGTCCATCAAACTTGAGGGCAGAGATCTTGTTACATATGCTGAAAAAGAATTATGCAAAATTCGCGGGAATGAAGTATCTATGATATTTCAGGAACCAATGACCTCACTAAATCCCGTCTTAACCATTGGGGAACAGATAAGTGAAATCCTCATCTATCACAAAAAAATGTCAAAAAAAGAAGCGAAGCGAAAAGCAGTTGAATTGTTAAAGCTTGTTGGTTTTTCACGAGCAGAACAAGTGATGAAGGATTATCCACACCGCTTATCTGGCGGGATGCGTCAACGGGTGATGATCGCAATTGCTCTTAGCTGTGATCCGAAACTTCTCATTGCAGACGAACCAACGACCGCACTTGATGTGACCATTCAGGCTCAAGTGCTTACTCTCATGAAAGATTTATGCAGCAAACTGGGAACGTCCATTTTATTAATTACACACGATTTAGGGGTCGTTTCTGAGGTTGCCGATCGCGTCATTGTTATGTACTCTGGGCAGATCGTCGAAAATGGCACAGTGAAAGAGCTATTTGACCATCCTCTTCACCCTTATACAGAGGGGCTCCTCAATTCAATTCCTGTCATAGATGGTGAAATTCATCAATTAATACCGATAGAAGGAAATGTACCTGCTCCCGATCAGCTTCCACCAGGATGCCGCTTTGCTCCAAGATGTCCAAGGGCTATGGGAAAATGCATGAGCAATTTGCCTAAGCTGAAAACATTAGAAAATGGAAGATCGGTCAGATGTTTTTTATATGAGGAGGATGTAAGCGAAAATGACGCTAGCTGA
- a CDS encoding DUF2268 domain-containing protein, translated as MGLINTQYLIHQSSSFQKLAARFVPYFKGALEKEWSSILSHLQYHGMTKCWNTCQQMIDQLKEKGYFHLVMKEYKLLQKQWGGPDVPIFILPVNESSKEIREQFYYQSGIAFDDKIFLFLSTNTPKERIGTLMTHEYHHVCRLHFLTKEEKDFTFLDTIMMEGLAEYAVYHRYGENYTAKWTTLYNESQLERMYKKWVSNHLQTKVQNDERLIQNLLYGKGNYPKMLGYAVGFHMVKKYFNQHRVSEDSVIKEPAESFLKVMEQISE; from the coding sequence ATGGGTCTGATCAATACACAATATCTCATTCATCAATCATCATCATTTCAAAAACTTGCAGCACGTTTTGTTCCTTATTTTAAAGGGGCATTAGAAAAAGAATGGTCCTCTATCCTATCACATCTTCAGTATCATGGCATGACGAAATGTTGGAACACATGTCAGCAAATGATCGACCAGCTCAAAGAAAAAGGCTACTTTCATCTTGTCATGAAAGAATACAAACTGTTGCAAAAACAATGGGGAGGTCCAGATGTTCCTATTTTTATTTTGCCTGTCAATGAGAGCAGCAAAGAAATCAGAGAGCAGTTCTATTATCAATCAGGCATTGCTTTTGACGACAAAATCTTTCTCTTTCTATCCACGAATACACCGAAAGAACGTATTGGTACTTTGATGACACATGAATATCACCATGTGTGCAGGTTGCATTTTCTCACAAAAGAAGAAAAAGACTTTACATTCCTTGATACTATCATGATGGAGGGGCTCGCTGAATATGCTGTATACCATAGATATGGAGAAAACTATACAGCAAAATGGACAACACTATATAATGAAAGCCAGCTTGAACGCATGTACAAAAAATGGGTTTCTAATCATCTTCAAACGAAAGTTCAGAATGACGAAAGGCTGATACAGAATCTTCTTTATGGGAAAGGGAACTACCCCAAAATGCTTGGTTACGCAGTTGGATTTCATATGGTGAAAAAGTATTTCAATCAGCATCGAGTCAGTGAGGATTCAGTGATTAAAGAGCCGGCAGAATCATTTTTAAAAGTGATGGAACAAATAAGTGAATAA
- the fabF gene encoding beta-ketoacyl-ACP synthase II, which translates to MDKKRVVVTGLGALTPLGNDVETTWKNAIAGVSGVGPITRVDSSEYTAKVAAELKDFNIEDYMEKKEARKMARFTQYAVAAAQQALEDSRLEITDENAPRVGVWVGSGIGGLETFEEQFEIYSNKGARRVSPFFVPMMIPDMATGQISIALGAKGVNSCTVTACATGTNSIGDAFKVIQRGDADAMITGGTEAPLTKMSFAGFCANKALSTNPDPATASRPFDKNRDGFVMGEGAGIIVLEELEHALKRGATIYAEIVGYGSTGDAYHITAPAPNGEGGVRAMKEAIRDAGVNVDEIDYINAHGTSTPYNDKFETIAIKEVFGEHANQLAISSTKSMTGHLLGAAGGVEAIFSILAIKESVIPPTINLKTPDEECDLDYVANEARSKEVKAALSNSLGFGGHNATIIFKKYEA; encoded by the coding sequence ATGGATAAAAAACGAGTAGTTGTTACAGGATTAGGTGCTTTGACACCTCTTGGCAACGATGTAGAGACAACATGGAAGAATGCTATAGCAGGTGTATCAGGTGTTGGACCAATCACACGTGTTGATTCAAGTGAATATACCGCAAAAGTAGCTGCAGAACTAAAAGATTTTAACATCGAAGATTATATGGAGAAAAAAGAAGCGAGAAAGATGGCACGCTTCACCCAATACGCAGTGGCAGCTGCTCAACAGGCTTTAGAAGACTCACGCCTTGAAATCACAGATGAAAACGCACCGCGTGTTGGTGTATGGGTTGGTTCTGGTATCGGCGGACTTGAAACGTTTGAAGAGCAATTTGAGATCTATTCAAATAAAGGCGCAAGACGCGTAAGCCCATTCTTTGTGCCAATGATGATTCCGGATATGGCCACTGGCCAAATTTCAATTGCTCTTGGTGCAAAAGGGGTTAACTCTTGTACAGTGACAGCATGTGCAACTGGTACAAATTCAATTGGTGATGCATTTAAAGTCATTCAGCGTGGAGATGCAGATGCCATGATCACTGGCGGGACAGAAGCACCATTAACAAAGATGTCATTTGCAGGTTTTTGTGCGAATAAAGCACTTTCGACAAATCCTGATCCAGCCACAGCAAGCCGTCCATTCGACAAAAACCGTGACGGATTTGTCATGGGTGAGGGTGCAGGGATTATTGTTCTTGAAGAACTTGAGCATGCATTAAAGCGCGGTGCGACCATTTATGCAGAAATCGTTGGCTACGGTTCAACAGGAGATGCATACCATATTACAGCTCCAGCTCCAAACGGAGAAGGCGGCGTCCGTGCCATGAAAGAAGCCATTCGAGATGCTGGTGTGAATGTGGATGAAATTGATTATATCAATGCCCACGGAACAAGCACACCTTACAATGACAAATTTGAAACAATAGCGATTAAAGAGGTGTTTGGCGAGCATGCCAATCAGCTTGCGATCAGCTCTACGAAATCAATGACTGGTCACTTGCTTGGTGCAGCCGGCGGGGTAGAAGCGATTTTCTCTATTCTTGCGATTAAAGAAAGTGTCATTCCACCAACAATCAACCTTAAAACACCTGATGAAGAATGTGACCTAGACTATGTAGCAAATGAAGCACGTTCAAAAGAAGTAAAGGCTGCCTTGAGCAACTCACTTGGATTTGGCGGGCACAATGCGACAATTATCTTCAAAAAATACGAAGCATAA
- a CDS encoding beta-ketoacyl-ACP synthase III, with protein sequence MNAGIIGLGRYIPEKVITNHDLEKMVDTSDEWIRTRTGIEERRIASDDVNTSHMALAAAKKALAAADVAAEDIDMILVATVTPDQAFPTVACMIQEQLGAHKACAMDISAACAGFMYGLVTGKQFIESGTYQHVLVVGVEKLSRITDWDDRNTAVLFGDGAGAAVLGTVSEGKGILAFELGADGRGGKHLYLDEKDHTIMNGREVFKFAVRQMGESSVNVIKKAGLSKEDVDFLIPHQANIRIMEAARERLELPVEKMSKTVHKYGNTSAASIPISLCEEIEAGKIHDGDVIVMVGFGGGLTWGAIAMRWGR encoded by the coding sequence ATGAATGCTGGAATTATTGGCCTTGGCCGCTATATACCTGAAAAAGTCATAACAAATCATGATTTAGAAAAAATGGTTGACACTTCTGATGAGTGGATTCGTACTAGAACAGGTATAGAAGAAAGAAGAATTGCATCTGATGATGTCAATACATCTCATATGGCGCTTGCTGCTGCAAAAAAAGCACTTGCGGCTGCAGATGTGGCTGCAGAAGATATTGATATGATTCTTGTGGCAACAGTAACGCCAGATCAAGCATTTCCGACAGTCGCTTGTATGATACAAGAACAGCTCGGTGCACATAAAGCATGTGCAATGGATATTAGTGCTGCTTGTGCTGGCTTTATGTATGGGCTTGTTACTGGAAAACAATTTATCGAATCAGGAACATATCAACATGTGTTAGTCGTTGGCGTAGAAAAGCTTTCTCGTATTACAGATTGGGATGACCGTAATACAGCTGTTTTGTTTGGAGATGGAGCAGGCGCTGCTGTTTTAGGAACTGTCAGTGAAGGGAAAGGAATACTAGCATTTGAGCTCGGAGCTGATGGAAGAGGCGGGAAGCACTTGTACTTAGATGAAAAAGATCATACAATCATGAATGGACGAGAAGTATTTAAATTTGCTGTGAGACAAATGGGCGAATCAAGTGTTAACGTCATCAAAAAAGCAGGACTATCTAAAGAAGACGTTGATTTCTTAATCCCGCATCAAGCCAATATTCGTATCATGGAAGCAGCTCGCGAACGCTTAGAGCTACCAGTTGAAAAAATGTCAAAGACCGTCCATAAATATGGAAACACATCAGCAGCGTCCATTCCAATTTCACTATGTGAAGAAATCGAAGCCGGTAAAATTCATGACGGCGATGTGATTGTGATGGTTGGTTTTGGTGGCGGATTAACGTGGGGCGCAATTGCTATGCGATGGGGCCGATAA
- a CDS encoding ComZ family protein, which produces MQHEKSMEFLQIAMKYFPQAKEELDKAGIQLEQEALQPLLTLFTSVMQEAYELGKVDAEAEKATK; this is translated from the coding sequence ATGCAGCACGAGAAATCAATGGAGTTTTTGCAAATTGCAATGAAGTATTTTCCGCAAGCAAAAGAAGAATTAGATAAAGCAGGTATTCAGCTTGAGCAGGAAGCACTTCAGCCGCTTCTGACATTGTTTACATCTGTCATGCAAGAGGCGTATGAGCTTGGAAAAGTGGATGCAGAAGCAGAAAAAGCCACAAAATAG
- a CDS encoding BMP family ABC transporter substrate-binding protein — MKYQRLVMIFSFLLLLSACSQAPLKGHIEKVGLLVPDTINDQVWGTKGYKGLLSIQSTFDVDVYYKEGMVDKEKIVDAIEDFHKKGVNLIIGHGNEYSDIFNLISEDYPKIQFITVNGGKPRANNVTNVTFKGEAMGFFGGMTAAHMSKTKKIGILATYDWQSEVDGFIKGAKYQDSHVQVLAEFVENWDDAAKAVKLYEKLKKQGADVVYPAGDGYNIPVIEQIKADNLSAIGYVTDQSNLGSHTVLTSTVQHVDKAYSIIAKKFNEGTLNEKSEYSFDFKEGVIEMGKFSTTIDRSFVKDIKNEITYYKKTGKLPNEK, encoded by the coding sequence ATGAAGTACCAACGGCTTGTCATGATCTTTTCGTTCCTTCTGCTATTATCTGCCTGCTCGCAGGCCCCTTTAAAAGGACATATTGAGAAGGTGGGTTTACTCGTCCCCGATACAATTAATGATCAAGTTTGGGGAACGAAAGGTTATAAAGGCTTATTAAGTATCCAATCAACATTTGATGTAGATGTTTATTATAAGGAAGGTATGGTTGACAAGGAGAAAATTGTTGATGCCATTGAGGATTTCCATAAAAAAGGAGTCAATTTAATTATTGGTCATGGCAATGAGTACAGCGACATTTTTAACTTGATTAGTGAAGATTATCCGAAAATACAATTCATTACGGTCAATGGAGGCAAGCCTCGAGCTAACAATGTCACGAATGTTACCTTTAAAGGAGAGGCAATGGGCTTTTTCGGGGGAATGACAGCAGCACATATGTCAAAAACAAAGAAGATTGGTATTCTTGCTACATATGATTGGCAAAGCGAAGTAGACGGATTTATCAAAGGTGCTAAATATCAAGACTCACATGTGCAAGTACTGGCGGAATTTGTCGAAAACTGGGATGATGCCGCCAAAGCTGTTAAGCTGTATGAAAAGCTGAAAAAACAAGGCGCAGATGTTGTTTATCCAGCAGGTGATGGTTATAATATCCCTGTCATTGAACAAATCAAAGCTGATAACTTATCAGCGATTGGGTATGTCACCGATCAATCGAACCTTGGTAGCCATACAGTCTTAACAAGTACGGTACAGCATGTAGATAAAGCATACAGTATCATTGCAAAGAAATTTAATGAAGGCACACTAAATGAAAAAAGCGAGTATTCCTTTGATTTTAAAGAAGGAGTGATCGAAATGGGGAAATTTAGTACAACCATTGATCGTTCATTTGTGAAAGACATTAAAAATGAGATTACTTATTACAAGAAAACGGGCAAGCTTCCAAATGAAAAGTGA
- a CDS encoding nad binding enzyme, with amino-acid sequence METGLIIGADEFFGLTLCEYMMKEGLQVDITLPEIHTEQRKKLLEERMMWLGRNDLIRVIDVQDSQETYDVIFIQSEDPDQREHIKAQQGMYRLLFTSEGDALKQHEPTILLPDMFGPWTLDQEKRTCKDHSYFVEDVAKALVKWVLNTNQRQEMIHHLKVESQTDVKQAEKIIIDWERQNSAFFDKKQE; translated from the coding sequence ATGGAAACAGGGCTCATCATAGGTGCAGATGAATTTTTTGGACTGACACTTTGTGAATATATGATGAAAGAGGGCTTACAAGTTGACATTACACTTCCAGAAATTCATACAGAGCAAAGAAAGAAGCTATTAGAGGAGCGGATGATGTGGCTTGGTCGAAATGATCTCATTCGTGTCATTGACGTTCAGGATAGCCAAGAGACATATGACGTCATCTTTATTCAATCAGAAGATCCAGATCAAAGAGAACATATCAAAGCGCAGCAAGGAATGTACCGGTTACTCTTCACGTCCGAAGGCGATGCGTTAAAACAGCATGAACCTACTATTTTACTTCCTGACATGTTCGGACCGTGGACACTAGATCAAGAAAAAAGAACATGCAAGGACCATTCTTATTTCGTAGAAGATGTCGCAAAGGCTCTTGTGAAGTGGGTCTTAAACACCAATCAAAGACAGGAAATGATTCATCATTTGAAGGTGGAAAGTCAAACGGATGTCAAACAAGCAGAAAAAATTATCATAGACTGGGAAAGACAAAACTCAGCATTTTTCGACAAAAAGCAAGAATGA
- a CDS encoding YjzD family protein encodes MRYIITLIWTFLLTHMAGYIVASMNGATYDFTLTSILAVVFTVILFIFAKVSPMKETESSTKHS; translated from the coding sequence ATGCGCTATATTATCACCCTCATTTGGACTTTTCTGCTAACACATATGGCTGGTTACATCGTTGCGTCTATGAATGGAGCAACTTATGATTTTACTTTGACTTCCATTCTTGCAGTTGTGTTTACGGTTATCTTATTCATTTTTGCTAAAGTAAGTCCAATGAAAGAAACTGAAAGTTCAACGAAACACTCTTAA